Proteins from a genomic interval of Kitasatospora herbaricolor:
- a CDS encoding NEW3 domain-containing protein: MPVSITDVVSTDLFVGTEEAPRQVLRVTVAGPPARVAVTGPGVHGEAVGTGVVEVPLAVTGAAPGRELPVVVTAGGARREASITVAEPGWTMYLVSHFHYDPVWWNTQAAYTSPWELLAGDATTRPLWERNGFALVEAHLDLALRDPVYRFVLAEIDYLKPFFDQHPERRADLRRLLDSGQLELVGGTYNEPNTNLTGAETTIRNIVHGVAHQRDILGGDPRTAWQLDVFGHDPQFPGYLAAAGLTGSAWARGPFHQWGPIQKNFGAAKDDARVMQFPSEFEWISPSGLGVLTHYMPHHYSAGWWMDSAPDLAAAEQAVYELYRKLKPVSAGRNLLLPVGTDYTPPNKWVTEVHRSWAAKYRWPRFVCGTPRDFLTAVRAELAATGRRPSPQTRDMNPVYTGKDVSYIDTKQAQRAGEVAAVDAEKLATLAVLEGLGGYPDAALDKVWRQLAYGAHHDAITGSESDQVYIDLLAGWREAHDLAAGVRDTALDALLSRVDSTGEGTAVVVANTLSFDRSGPVALRLPAGFDGGRVLDDTGTELPCAVELGTLRFLASDVPALGWRSWRLLPGRPGAAAPLWSARPGLVVENEHYRVTADPARGGGLVSILERAHGRELLRAGAVGNELRVYEEYPSHPDFGEGPWHLLPRGPVVGASRAPATVRAQSGPLGERLVVTGDVDGIRYEQTVTLWRGVPRLDCRTRVVDQRGADRLLRLRFPLDLPGALPVSEVAGAVVGRGFALPDVDAAEAPWTLDNPANTWFGLGSTARVSLTDATGAPVGERALGVAEVVVRDLDAAAGARELVVALARVGVTATTAAADWARYGWLDVDSNLPDFRIVLGGPEQNAVTRELLERAGAGHAAELALRGRVWVPAEKPLAEVWRPNADLRDLRALPALIVLDGELEALVADFADARVSAGCPGPVQAGELLTDRTAALLTYGLPGFAVDPSGALHLSLLRSCTGWPSGIWIDPPRRTAPDGSSFQLQHWTHDFHYALVSGEGDWRELRLPSQGQEFNHPLYARLLDPHPGPLPATRSYLRVHPAREVLLGALKPAGNPVAHGSADHPDPAAGVTVRLLESTGLGRTARLDGALRLRRLHPADLLERPTGGPMEEAAAARGVPLAGSAVATLVGVPVPAGPSGTREAGGPSGRAPLGPSAEVAQPVHARYWLHNRGPAPMGYLPVSVGVSPGLLRTDGEPVEISVVLASQLRDTETEGTATVLAPEGWRVSTGRRPYRLVPGGHLRFPVTLTPPAGVEPGLYFAAARIEYGGQSVEDVATLAVGDQPALRRQPDEGFWQRDVTHGTTATGGRDTGLAVKSLTTAVRVAAGGRAELGVVLTNRTRGEIRGELQVVSPWGTWDAIHAPVRGFALPPGATRTIRFEVAPPPDADPARAWALTKVMWFGRCQYAPTVELVVT, translated from the coding sequence GTGCCGGTCAGCATCACCGACGTCGTCAGCACCGACCTGTTCGTCGGAACCGAGGAGGCGCCGCGCCAGGTGCTCCGGGTCACGGTGGCGGGCCCGCCCGCCCGGGTCGCCGTCACCGGCCCGGGTGTCCACGGCGAGGCCGTGGGCACGGGCGTCGTCGAGGTGCCGCTCGCCGTCACCGGGGCGGCGCCGGGCCGCGAGCTGCCGGTGGTGGTCACGGCGGGCGGGGCCCGGCGGGAGGCGAGCATCACCGTCGCCGAGCCCGGCTGGACCATGTACCTCGTCTCGCACTTCCACTACGACCCGGTCTGGTGGAACACCCAGGCCGCCTACACCTCGCCCTGGGAGCTGCTGGCGGGCGACGCCACCACCCGGCCGCTCTGGGAGCGCAACGGCTTCGCGCTGGTCGAGGCGCACCTGGACCTCGCCCTGCGCGACCCGGTCTACCGCTTCGTGCTGGCCGAGATCGACTACCTGAAGCCGTTCTTCGACCAGCACCCGGAGCGGCGGGCCGATCTGCGCCGTCTGCTGGACAGCGGCCAGCTGGAACTGGTCGGCGGCACCTACAACGAGCCCAACACCAACCTGACGGGCGCCGAGACCACCATCCGCAACATCGTCCACGGCGTCGCCCACCAGCGCGACATCCTCGGCGGCGACCCGCGGACCGCCTGGCAGCTCGACGTCTTCGGCCACGACCCGCAGTTCCCCGGCTACCTGGCGGCCGCCGGGCTGACCGGCAGTGCCTGGGCCCGCGGGCCGTTCCACCAGTGGGGACCGATCCAGAAGAACTTCGGCGCGGCCAAGGACGACGCCCGGGTGATGCAGTTCCCGAGCGAGTTCGAGTGGATCTCGCCGTCCGGCCTCGGGGTGCTCACCCACTACATGCCGCACCACTACTCGGCCGGCTGGTGGATGGACTCCGCGCCCGACCTGGCCGCCGCCGAGCAGGCCGTGTACGAGCTGTACCGCAAGCTGAAGCCGGTGAGCGCCGGCCGGAACCTGCTGCTCCCGGTCGGCACCGACTACACTCCGCCGAACAAGTGGGTCACCGAGGTCCACCGCTCCTGGGCCGCCAAGTACCGCTGGCCGAGGTTCGTCTGCGGCACCCCGCGGGACTTCCTGACCGCCGTCCGCGCCGAGTTGGCCGCCACCGGGCGGCGGCCGAGCCCGCAGACCCGGGACATGAACCCGGTCTACACCGGCAAGGACGTCTCGTACATCGACACCAAGCAGGCGCAGCGGGCCGGCGAGGTCGCGGCGGTCGACGCCGAGAAGCTCGCCACCCTCGCGGTGCTGGAGGGGCTCGGCGGCTACCCCGACGCGGCGCTGGACAAGGTCTGGCGCCAACTCGCCTACGGCGCCCACCACGACGCGATCACCGGGTCGGAGTCCGACCAGGTGTACATCGATCTGCTGGCCGGCTGGCGCGAGGCGCACGACCTGGCCGCCGGCGTCCGGGACACCGCGCTCGACGCGCTGCTGTCCCGGGTCGACAGCACCGGCGAGGGCACGGCCGTGGTGGTCGCCAACACGCTGTCCTTCGACCGGTCCGGGCCGGTGGCGCTACGGCTGCCGGCCGGCTTCGACGGCGGCCGGGTGCTGGACGACACCGGCACCGAGCTGCCCTGCGCGGTGGAGCTGGGCACCCTGCGCTTCCTGGCCTCGGACGTGCCCGCGCTGGGCTGGCGCAGCTGGCGGTTGCTGCCGGGCCGGCCGGGGGCCGCCGCACCCCTCTGGAGCGCCCGGCCGGGCCTCGTCGTCGAGAACGAGCACTACCGGGTGACCGCCGACCCGGCCCGGGGCGGCGGCCTGGTCAGCATCCTGGAGAGGGCGCACGGGCGGGAGTTGCTGCGCGCGGGCGCGGTCGGCAACGAGCTGCGGGTGTACGAGGAGTACCCGTCCCATCCGGACTTCGGCGAAGGCCCCTGGCACCTGCTCCCGCGGGGCCCGGTGGTGGGTGCCTCGCGGGCGCCGGCCACCGTGCGGGCCCAGTCCGGGCCGCTCGGCGAGCGGCTGGTCGTGACCGGCGACGTGGACGGCATCCGGTACGAGCAGACCGTCACCCTGTGGCGCGGCGTGCCACGGCTGGACTGCCGGACCCGGGTGGTCGACCAGCGCGGCGCGGACCGGCTGCTCAGGCTGCGGTTCCCGCTGGACCTGCCCGGCGCGCTGCCGGTCAGCGAGGTGGCCGGGGCCGTGGTCGGCCGCGGCTTCGCCCTGCCGGACGTCGACGCGGCCGAGGCACCGTGGACCTTGGACAACCCCGCCAACACCTGGTTCGGGCTGGGCTCGACCGCCCGGGTCTCGCTCACCGACGCCACCGGCGCACCGGTCGGCGAGCGCGCGCTGGGCGTGGCCGAGGTCGTGGTCCGCGACCTCGACGCCGCCGCCGGGGCCCGCGAGCTGGTGGTGGCCCTGGCCCGGGTGGGGGTCACGGCGACCACCGCGGCGGCCGACTGGGCCCGCTACGGCTGGCTGGACGTCGACTCCAACCTGCCGGACTTCCGGATCGTCCTGGGCGGCCCGGAACAGAACGCCGTGACACGGGAGTTGCTGGAGCGTGCCGGCGCCGGCCACGCCGCCGAACTCGCCCTGCGCGGACGGGTCTGGGTGCCCGCCGAGAAGCCGCTCGCCGAGGTCTGGCGGCCCAACGCGGATCTGCGCGACCTCCGGGCGCTCCCGGCGCTGATCGTCCTGGACGGTGAACTCGAAGCGCTGGTGGCGGACTTCGCGGATGCCCGGGTCTCGGCCGGCTGCCCGGGCCCGGTCCAGGCCGGCGAGCTGCTCACCGACCGGACGGCGGCCCTGCTCACCTACGGCCTGCCCGGCTTCGCGGTGGACCCGTCCGGGGCGCTGCACCTGTCCCTGCTGCGCTCGTGCACCGGCTGGCCCTCGGGCATCTGGATCGATCCGCCGCGGCGCACCGCCCCGGACGGCTCCTCCTTCCAACTCCAGCACTGGACGCACGACTTCCACTACGCCCTGGTGTCCGGCGAGGGCGACTGGCGCGAGCTCCGGCTGCCCTCGCAGGGCCAGGAGTTCAACCACCCGCTGTATGCCCGGCTCCTCGACCCGCACCCGGGCCCGCTCCCGGCGACCCGGTCCTACCTGCGGGTCCACCCGGCCCGCGAGGTGCTGCTCGGCGCGCTGAAGCCGGCCGGCAACCCCGTCGCGCACGGCAGCGCCGACCACCCGGACCCGGCGGCCGGCGTCACCGTCCGCCTGCTGGAGTCGACCGGCCTCGGCCGGACCGCGCGGCTCGACGGCGCCCTGCGGCTGCGCCGGCTGCACCCCGCCGACCTGCTGGAACGCCCGACCGGCGGGCCGATGGAGGAGGCCGCCGCAGCCCGGGGCGTACCGCTGGCCGGCTCCGCGGTGGCGACCCTGGTGGGTGTGCCTGTTCCCGCCGGCCCGTCCGGCACGCGCGAGGCCGGCGGGCCGTCGGGTCGCGCCCCGCTCGGCCCCTCGGCCGAGGTGGCGCAGCCGGTGCACGCCCGGTACTGGCTGCACAACCGCGGTCCGGCCCCGATGGGCTACCTGCCCGTGTCGGTCGGTGTCTCACCGGGCCTGCTGCGGACGGACGGTGAGCCGGTCGAGATCTCGGTGGTGCTCGCCTCGCAGCTGCGGGACACGGAGACCGAGGGGACGGCGACCGTACTGGCCCCGGAGGGCTGGCGGGTGAGCACCGGACGGCGCCCGTACCGGCTCGTGCCCGGTGGGCACCTTCGCTTCCCGGTGACGCTCACACCGCCGGCCGGGGTCGAGCCCGGACTGTACTTCGCAGCCGCCCGGATCGAGTACGGGGGACAGAGCGTCGAGGACGTCGCCACCCTCGCCGTGGGCGACCAACCGGCCCTGCGCCGGCAGCCTGACGAGGGCTTCTGGCAGCGGGACGTCACCCATGGCACGACGGCGACCGGCGGGCGGGACACCGGCCTCGCGGTGAAGTCCCTGACGACCGCCGTCCGGGTCGCCGCCGGCGGCCGTGCCGAGCTGGGCGTCGTGCTCACCAACCGCACCCGGGGCGAGATCCGCGGCGAGCTGCAGGTGGTGTCGCCCTGGGGCACCTGGGACGCGATCCACGCACCGGTCCGGGGCTTCGCCCTGCCCCCGGGCGCCACTCGGACGATCCGCTTCGAAGTCGCCCCGCCGCCCGACGCGGATCCCGCCCGGGCCTGGGCGCTCACCAAGGTGATGTGGTTCGGGCGCTGCCAGTACGCGCCCACCGTGGAACTGGTGGTGACCTGA